A portion of the Melitaea cinxia chromosome 1, ilMelCinx1.1, whole genome shotgun sequence genome contains these proteins:
- the LOC123657657 gene encoding tax1-binding protein 3 homolog codes for MAKMAFQHQAGTAMECLSIPITLQKEAGVDAEGREVMKCGFKIGGGIDQDFRKSPQGYTDNGIYVTEVHEGSPAAKAGLRMHDKILQCNGYDFTMVTHKKAVSYIKKHPVLNLLVARKGVTST; via the exons ATGGCGAAAATGGCTTTTCAACACCAAGCTGGAACGGCTATGGAATGCCTTAGC ATTCCAATAACCCTTCAAAAAGAGGCCGGTGTTGATGCTGAAGGTCGAGAAGTTATGAAATGCGGTTTTAAAATTGGCGGTGGTATTGACCAAGATTTCCGTAAAAGCCCCCAGGGCTATACAGACAAC ggaATTTATGTAACAGAAGTTCATGAAGGTAGTCCTGCCGCCAAAGCAGGTCTAAGAATGCatgacaaaatattacaatgcaATGGTTATGACTTCACGATGGTGACACATAAAAAGGCtgttagttacattaaaaaacatccagTATTAAACCTTCTTGTTGCAAGGAAAGGTGTAACATCTACATAA